A genomic window from Lotus japonicus ecotype B-129 chromosome 1, LjGifu_v1.2 includes:
- the LOC130713718 gene encoding uncharacterized protein LOC130713718 produces MEHEDHLFLLFPTTKRVWFASQIGVRGDSFPPFREFWRAVIQLGDDEVVAMAQSIVYALWEARNQKCFQQREVTTEAVLGRARGLMEEVQVRDQASAPAVAFPARWRRPGPGIIKCNFDAYFLVDGPAVMGMVARNSEGEVMAASCSYPLSIISPLLAEAVSMRWTMQLAIDLGFRRILLETDCLQLFKAWKAKEPVDHILVLLFQIVVY; encoded by the coding sequence ATGGAGCATGAGGATCATCTCTTTTTGCTTTTCCCAACAACGAAGAGAGTGTGGTTTGCATCTCAGATTGGTGTGAGGGGGGACTCCTTTCCGCCGTTCCGAGAGTTTTGGAGGGCCGTGATTCAGCTTGGTGACGACGAGGTTGTTGCCATGGCACAGTCGATTGTCTACGCTCTTTGGGAAGCACGGAATCAGAAATGCTTTCAGCAGCGAGAGGTGACTACGGAAGCTGTCCTTGGACGTGCGCGTGGTCTCATGGAGGAGGTACAGGTCCGCGACCAAGCTAGTGCACCGGCGGTGGCTTTCCCTGCGCGTTGGAGGAGACCTGGTCCAGGTATTATAAAATGCAATTTTGATGCATATTTCCTTGTTGATGGTCCAGCTGTGATGGGCATGGTGGCGAGGAATAGCGAGGGAGAAGTTATGGCAGCATCTTGCTCCTATCCTCTCTCTATTATTTCTCCCTTGTTGGCGGAGGCCGTGAGCATGAGGTGGACTATGCAATTGGCTATTGATTTAGGATTTCGCAGGATCTTACTGGAAACTGATTGTCTACAACTCTTTAAGGCTTGGAAAGCGAAGGAGCCGGTAGATCATATCTTAGTTCTATTATTTCAGATTGTCGTTTATTAG
- the LOC130728176 gene encoding polygalacturonate 4-alpha-galacturonosyltransferase-like, producing the protein MALNNNRSSSKGSPFPLLGFVLLCLLAPLIFFFTTHLHTLQDQDDILAGTSKQIGKWRDWQALQEIKSLFPKEVLDVIVSSTNDMGPLSLENFRKNISASWRVVGLKTSNSTYQLNQPATHLRQEKQKGKEGRSSVGLAEWTDSPTRIARRQLIEKRMEKRAAELVKQDDEVVVKLEDSAIQRSKSVDSAILGKYNIWRKENENENPDATVRLMRDQIIMARVYLGLAKMKNKLQLYQELQSQIKESQRALGDATSDADLHHSEHEKIKAMGQVLSKAKEQLYDCKLVTGKLRAMLQTADEQVRSLKKQSTFLSQLAAKTIPNGIHCLSMRLTIDYYLLPLEKRKFPRSENLENPSLYHYALFSDNVLAASVVVNSTVLNAKDPSKHVFHLVTDKLNFGAMNMWFLLNPPGKATIHIENVDDFKWLNSSYCPVLRQLESATMKEYYFKAGHPTTGASNLKYRNPKYLSMLNHLRFYLPQVYPKLDKILFLDDDIVVQKDLTGLWAVNLNGKVNGAVETCGESFHRFDKYLNFSNPHIAKNFDPNACGWAYGMNMFDLKVWKKKDITGIYHRWQNLNEDRVLWKLGTLPPGLMTFYGLTHPLNKSWHVLGLGYNPSVDRSEIENAAVVHYNGNMKPWLEIAMTKYRSYWTKYVKYNHPYLRNCKLNE; encoded by the exons ATGGCGCTCAACAACAACAGGAGCAGCAGTAAGGGATCCCCTTTTCCCCTTCTGGGTTTCGTTCTCCTCTGCCTTCTCGCGCccctcattttcttcttcacaacGCACCTTCACACTCTTCAGg ATCAAGATGATATTTTAGCTGGTACAAGCAAACAG ATTGGCAAATGGAGAGATTGGCAGGCATTACAGGAGATTAAATCTCTTTTTCCAAAAGAA gTTCTTGATGTTATTGTGTCCAGCACAAATGATATGGGACCTTTGAGTCTTGAGAATTTCAGAAAGAATATTTCTGCATCATGGAGAGTTGTTGGGTTAAAGACTTCAAATTCGACATATCAG CTAAACCAACCAGCCACACATCTTAGACAGGAAAAACaaaaggggaaggaaggaagaTCTTCAG TTGGTCTTGCTGAATGGACTGATAGTCCTACACGGATAGCGAGAAGA CAATTAATAGAGAAAAGAATGGAAAAGCGTGCTGCTGAGTTGGTAAAACAGGATGATGAAGTAGTTGTAAAACTTGAAGATTCAGCTATTCAACGCTCAAAATCAGTTGATTCAGCAATTCTAGGTAAATACAACATATggaggaaagaaaatgagaacgAAAATCCTGATGCTACTGTTCGGTTGATGCGAGATCAAATAATTATGGCTAGGGTATACTTGGGTCTTGCAAAGATGAAGAACAAGCTTCAACTGTACCAAGAACTGCAATCTCAGATTAAAGAGAGTCAACGTGCTTTAGGTGATGCAACTTCTGATGCTGACCTACATCACAG TGAACATGAAAAAATCAAAGCTATGGGCCAAGTTCTTTCTAAAGCAAAAGAGCAATTGTATGACTGCAAGTTGGTTACTGGGAAATTGAGGGCAATGCTACAAACGGCCGATGAGCAAGTTAGGAGCTTGAAGAAGCAAAGCACATTCCTCAGTCAATTGGCTGCCAAGACCATACCAAATGGAATTCACTGCTTATCTATGCGCCTCACAATAGATTACTACCTCCTTCCTCTTGAAAAGAGAAAGTTCCCTAGGAGTGAGAATTTGGAGAATCCTAGTCTTTATCATTATGCCCTGTTCTCAGACAATGTTTTGGCTGCGTCGGTTGTTGTCAACTCAACTGTTTTGAATGCCAAG GATCCTTCAAAGCATGTGTTTCATCTTGTTACCGATAAACTAAATTTTGGAGCCATGAACATGTGGTTCTTGTTGAATCCTCCTGGAAAAGCTACAATCCATATCGAAAATGTTGATGACTTCAAGTGGTTGAACTCATCCTACTGCCCAGTCTTGAGGCAGCTTGAATCTGCAACTATGAAAGAGTATTATTTCAAGGCAGGCCATCCAACCACTGGTGCTTCTAATCTGAAGTACAGAAATCCAAAATATCTATCAATGCTCAACCACCTGAGGTTCTATCTTCCACAAGTTTATCCAAAACTGGATAAGATTCTTTTTCTTGATGATGACATTGTGGTTCAGAAGGATTTGACTGGATTATGGGCTGTGAATCTCAATGGAAAAGTAAATGGTGCAGTTGAAACATGTGGTGAGAGCTTTCACCGATTTGACAAGTATCTCAACTTTTCGAATCCGCACATTGCAAAAAATTTCGATCCAAATGCTTGTGGTTGGGCATACGGGATGAACATGTTTGATTTGAAGGTGTGGAAAAAGAAAGACATCACTGGCATATATCACAGGTGGCAGAATTTG AATGAAGACAGGGTGCTTTGGAAGCTAGGGACATTACCTCCTGGACTAATGACATTCTATGGATTAACACATCCACTAAATAAATCATGGCATGTACTGGGTTTGGGTTACAATCCAAGTGTAGATCGTTCAGAGATTGAAAATGCAGCAGTTGTACACTACAATGGTAATATGAAGCCATGGTTAGAGATAGCCATGACAAAGTATCGTTCTTACTGGACCAAATATGTCAAGTATAATCATCCCTATCTCAGGAACTGTAAGTTAAATGAATGA
- the LOC130728177 gene encoding uncharacterized protein LOC130728177 isoform X1, translating into MCHLQMKSLKQKLLEETAKTVHSSGHPGSSTEQDDVVLKLTSEVSQAHSEMLEAKGRIPKRKIYDATRIEPHFVDGRKVFWKLKCFEGDDALLLQDIKVQEWDGIATDEKWSVYGPEKKNDIDKYISSRTKRNKCR; encoded by the exons ATGTGTCACTTACAGATGAAAAGCTTGAAACAGAAGTTGCTGGAAGAGACAGCCAAAACTGTTCATTCAAGTGGGCATCCTGGGTCATCGACAGAGCAAGATGATGTTGTCCTGAAGTTAACAAGTGAAGTTTCTCAAGCTCACAGTGAGATGCTCGAGGCTAAGGGCAGGATTCCTAAAA GGAAAATTTATGATGCTACGAGGATTGAGCCTCACTTTGTGGATGGTAGAAAGGTCTTTTGGAAATTGAAATGTTTTGAAGGTGACGATGCTCTTTTGCTACAAG ACATCAAAGTACAAGAATGGGATGGTATTGCAACTGATGAAAAGTGGTCTGTTTATGGCCCGGAGAAGAAGAATGACATTGATAAGTACATTTCTTCAAG GACAAAGAGAAATAAATGTCGCTAG
- the LOC130728177 gene encoding uncharacterized protein LOC130728177 isoform X2: protein MKSLKQKLLEETAKTVHSSGHPGSSTEQDDVVLKLTSEVSQAHSEMLEAKGRIPKRKIYDATRIEPHFVDGRKVFWKLKCFEGDDALLLQDIKVQEWDGIATDEKWSVYGPEKKNDIDKYISSRTKRNKCR from the exons ATGAAAAGCTTGAAACAGAAGTTGCTGGAAGAGACAGCCAAAACTGTTCATTCAAGTGGGCATCCTGGGTCATCGACAGAGCAAGATGATGTTGTCCTGAAGTTAACAAGTGAAGTTTCTCAAGCTCACAGTGAGATGCTCGAGGCTAAGGGCAGGATTCCTAAAA GGAAAATTTATGATGCTACGAGGATTGAGCCTCACTTTGTGGATGGTAGAAAGGTCTTTTGGAAATTGAAATGTTTTGAAGGTGACGATGCTCTTTTGCTACAAG ACATCAAAGTACAAGAATGGGATGGTATTGCAACTGATGAAAAGTGGTCTGTTTATGGCCCGGAGAAGAAGAATGACATTGATAAGTACATTTCTTCAAG GACAAAGAGAAATAAATGTCGCTAG